From the genome of Anopheles moucheti chromosome 3, idAnoMoucSN_F20_07, whole genome shotgun sequence, one region includes:
- the LOC128303370 gene encoding RYamide neuropeptides, translating to MTWRTMKPLAREQSSAFCISTTVGLFLFGALVLAVVTDADPMVDSASSLYGDNKHASDKRPFFVGSRYGRSHVYGAKDLRQVNVVPRNDRFFLGSRYGKRSDLTKEIESDSNNGIAELTYLACLHTGVSNLYRCYSRDSSSGALHQQDADQYDQQQQQQQHQFNDNVDLSEK from the exons ATGACCTGGCGAACGATGAAACCTTTGGCCCGCGAGCAATCGTCAGCGTTCTGCATCAGCACCACCGTCGGTCTGTTCCTGTTCGGGGCGCTCGTCCTAGCGGTGGTGACCGATGCCGATCCGATGGTGGATAGTGCCAGCAGCTTGTACGGCGATAACAAAC ATGCAAGCGATAAGCGCCCGTTCTTCGTTGGTAGCCGGTACGGACGATCGCACGTGTACGGTGCGAAGGATTTGCGGCAGGTGAACGTGGTACCGCGTAATGATCGCTTTTTCCTTGGCTCACGGTACGGCAAACGGTCCGACCTGACGAAGGAAATCGAATCCGACAGCAATAATGGTATTGCCGAGCTGACCTATCTCGCCTGTCTGCATACGGGCGTTTCGAACCTTTACCGATGCTACAG TCGCGATTCGTCCTCGGGTGCTTTACACCAGCAGGACGCGGATCAAtacgatcagcagcagcagcagcaacagcaccaattCAACGATAATGTCGACCTGTCGGAAAAGTAA
- the LOC128305846 gene encoding ARL14 effector protein-like, whose protein sequence is MDDFILNISDSSDENDTQDRNEESKPVSKKSTTGSNSMDDGNTGHSSRATGTRKSVDADKNSENHEATNGTKKGRAKRGLRNRLFDENSKFLADFDPGQSQREKRKMERSIRVVTKPIGLYDLKGMLRSNGEDLCDCLEQRCPGCHMPCSDCGNGKCGKVCRKYRKWMYDRIEMDAKNGVRHNPFKN, encoded by the coding sequence ATGGATGATTTCATACTAAACATATCGGATTCGTCCGATGAAAACGATACCCAAGATCGGAACGAGGAGTCGAAACCAGTTTCCAAGAAATCCACAACCGGCAGCAACTCGATGGACGATGGCAATACTGGACATTCGTCCCGCGCTACAGGCACTAGAAAATCTGTGGATGCAGATAAAAACAGCGAAAACCACGAGGCCACCAATGGAACTAAGAAAGGACGAGCGAAGCGTGGCCTACGGAACAGACTGTTCGACGAGAACTCGAAATTCTTGGCGGATTTCGACCCCGGTCAATCTCAGCGCGAAAAGCGAAAGATGGAGCGCAGCATACGCGTAGTAACGAAACCAATCGGGTTGTACGACTTGAAGGGAATGCTGCGAAGCAACGGTGAAGATTTGTGCGACTGTCTGGAGCAGCGATGTCCTGGCTGCCATATGCCGTGTTCCGATTGCGGCAATGGCAAATGTGGCAAAGTGTGCCGCAAGTATCGCAAATGGATGTACGACCGGATTGAAATGGATGCGAAAAATGGTGTGAGACATAATCCATTTAAAAACTAA
- the LOC128302914 gene encoding uncharacterized protein LOC128302914 has product MVQFIETGPFDYEEYFSIAAQFLYKYQWIFCYNNTKFIRCGVLEQLPREWITDLDTLSNEEFNHIPVGCIKDTWCDSFREFLLQVKMLQVQYDTHENIDQPHNRHKQKRKGINAKKAYEIDNLCSFIELEQFRKDATLFIDFGSGLGYLSELIHERYGAKVLGIEGNATLVQTCNNRSSVSTSKAVQYCHHYITDDSFGFIEQQCSDRFDNYPHRAAVVGLHACADLSITAINCFLHCKWATSLTIMPCCYHRMKPLDEKAPNEFQNFPLSQELRTILLEEQDEAVRVGKLGSTLEEITVENMLEQFKLLKQLECNTRECPWTDQHKDRMSALLQKYGPEGPKLAEYLECLQTCLQSICENVILLDRMCYMESEANRSSLKMRRKLVRLRDDGLSPRCFIFYASKDE; this is encoded by the exons ATGGTTCAGTTTATCGAAACTGGCCCTTTTGACTATGAGGAATACTTTTCCATCGCAGCACAATTTTTGTACAAATATCAGTGGATATTCTGTTACAATAACACCAAGTTTATACGATGCGGTGTCCTAGAACAattaccacgcgaatggataACGGATCTGGATACCTTATCGAACGAGGAGTTCAACCACATACCTGTGGGATGTATCAAG GATACATGGTGTGATTCATTCCGAGAATTTCTGCTGCAAGTGAAAATGCTTCAAGTGCAATATGACACGCATGAGAACATCGATCAACCACATAACCGCCACAAGCAAAAACGCAAGGGAATCAATGCCAAAAAAGCTTACGAAATAGATAATCTCTGTAGCTTCATCGAATTGGAACAATTTCGAAAGGACGCTACGCTGTTCATTGACTTCGGTAGTGGTTTA GGTTATCTGAGCGAACTTATCCACGAACGATACGGTGCAAAAGTACTTGGAATCGAAGGAAACGCAACTCTTGTGCAAACGTGTAATAACCGTTCTTCTGTTAGTACAAGCAAAGCTGTACAATATTGTCATCACTACATAACGGATGATTCTTTCGGCTTTATCGAACAACAGTGTAGTGATCGTTTTGATAACTATCCGCACCGTGCTGCTGTGGTTGGTTTGCACGCATGTGCCGATCTGTCCATTACCGCCATAAACTGTTTCCTGCACTGTAAATGGGCCACCAGTCTCACCATAATGCCCTGTTGCTACCACCGTATGAAACCGTTGGACGAAAAGGCTCCAAATGAGTTTCAAAACTTTCCTCTTAGTCAAGAGCTTCGAACCATACTGCTCGAAG AGCAAGATGAAGCGGTGCGGGTTGGAAAGCTTGGGTCAACGCTGGAAGAAATAACCGTGGAAAACATGCTGGAACAATTTAAGCTTCTTAAGCAGCTCGAATGCAATACCCGTGAATGTCCCTGGACGGATCAGCACAAGGATAGGATGTCCGCTTTGCTGCAAAAGTATGGACCTGAAGGACCGAAACTGGCAGAATATTTAGAGTGCCTTCAAACTTGTCTACAG TCAATCTGTGAGAACGTGATACTGCTTGATCGGATGTGCTATATGGAGAGCGAGGCCAACCGATCTAGTTTAAAAATGCGTCGCAAACTAGTGCGGCTCCGGGATGATGGACTTTCACCACGTTGCTTTATATTTTACGCTTCGAAAGATGAATAA